One segment of Castanea sativa cultivar Marrone di Chiusa Pesio chromosome 3, ASM4071231v1 DNA contains the following:
- the LOC142628855 gene encoding uncharacterized protein LOC142628855, with protein MSKALNQISKSPFTRRIEVGRLPRRFTQPTFTTYNGKMDPVEHVSHFNQRTVVHSKNETLMCKVFPSSLGPVALRWFDGLKEDGNFDDVVVRTFKVSLPVKHDLRKSLTRKPVRSVRQLMDRIDEYKQVEEDQQQGKGKAKVVPQDRWDFRSDKYNNNRPRRDFSRQSGSTAAQMVNTMFQEPGSQARSEAQRDASTRPPLGTISVILAAPEMTGFQPSRMMSIAWPSIEDSPHDSKRGRLEAQSALSFSDEDKVGTLQPHDDALVVTLRIGEYDVKRVLVGVQLPPQEKEELMVFLKKNIDVFAWSAYEALGVDPNFICHHLNINPSVIPKKQPPRGSFKEHSNAIKEEVTILKRAGAIKEVFYPEWLANIMVVKKKSGK; from the exons ATGAGTAAGGCTCTGAATCAAATTTCTAAGTCACCTTTTACTCGTAGGATTGAGGTAGGAAGGCTTCCTCGGCGGTTTACTCAACCAACATTCACCACATATAATGGCAAAATGGACCCTGTGGAGCATGTtagccacttcaaccagagaACGGTTGTTCACTCgaagaatgagaccttgatgtgcaaggtgttcccaTCCAGTTTGGGGCCCGTGGCATTGAGATGGTTCGATGGTCTGAAGGAAG atgggaACTTTGATGATGTAGTTGTACGGACTTTCAAGGTCAGCCTACCTGTCAAGCATGATTTGAGAAAGTCGTTGACCAGGAAACCTGTTAGGAGTGTGCGTcagctcatggaccgtattgacgagtataaacAGGTTGAGGAGGATCAACAACAAGGGAAAGGAAAGGCTAAGGTGGTCCCTCAGGATAGATGGGACTTTAGGTCGGACAAATACAACAATAACCGTCCTCGGAGAGATTTTTCCAGGCAATCAGGATCCACTGCTGCTCAAATGGTTAACACAATGTTCCAAGAGCCT GGTAGTCAGGCAAGGTCAGAAGCTCAGAGAGATGCTTCTACAAGACCACCTTTGGGTACAATTAGTGTCATTCTTGCTGCTCCAGAAATGACTGGCTTTCAGCCATCTAGGATGATGTCTATAGCTTGGCCATCTATAGAGGACTCGCCCCATGATTCGAAAAGGGGTAGATTGGAGGCCCAATCGGCTTTGAGCTTTTCAGACGAGGATAAAGTTGGAACCTTgcagccacatgatgatgccttggtagTTACTCTCAGGATTGGAGagtatgacgtgaagagggtgttG gttggagttcagTTGCCTCCTCAGGAGAAGGAGGAGCTGATGGTATTTCTTAAGAAAAAcattgatgtgtttgcatggagtgcTTATGAAGCTCTTGGGGTGGATCcaaatttcatttgtcatcacttaaacaTAAATCCATCTGTGATCCCCAAAAAGCAACCACCTCGGGGCTCATTTAAGGAGCATTCTAATGCAATTAAGGAGGAAGTGACCATACTCAAGCGGGCAGGGGCTATTAAAGAGGTGTTTTACCCTGAGTGGTTGGCCAATATaatggtggtgaagaagaaaagtgggAAGTGa
- the LOC142627974 gene encoding NADH dehydrogenase [ubiquinone] 1 alpha subcomplex subunit 2, giving the protein MAWRGQLSRNLKELRILLCQTSPASSSTRAFVEKNYKELKTLNPKLPILIRESRGIEPQLWARYDMGVERSVRLEGLSEAQILKALEDLGKVGASLKA; this is encoded by the exons atggcgTGGAGGGGACAACTGTCTCGGAATCTGAAGGAGCTTCGGATCCTACTATGTCAAACCTCTCCAGCAAGCTCATCCACTAG AGCATTCGTGGAGAAGAACTACAAGGAGCTGAAGACACTGAACCCCAAACTCCCAATCTTGATCCGCGAAAGCCGTGGGATCGAGCCCCAGTTATGGGCTAGATATG ACATGGGTGTCGAGAGGAGTGTTCGTTTGGAAGGCTTGTCTGAGGCACAGATTTTGAAGGCACTTGAAGACCTAGGAAAAGTAGGGGCATCTCTTAAAGCCTAA